A single Pangasianodon hypophthalmus isolate fPanHyp1 chromosome 27, fPanHyp1.pri, whole genome shotgun sequence DNA region contains:
- the LOC113531074 gene encoding uncharacterized protein LOC113531074 translates to MASSTVKFTWCSCRIYKIQSKDTHENCLICLGIQHAKEAVLEYGKCPHCAKMDWSTCIKRLTKVQEVIHQEAQQRKNEASQTGIQPKLEPVASSAMVKEAKSVKVVPATPTVSETENAAPAPSFSTAPVMFTLLSPSLGRPDPNAAAVKGTYVSHVALQHTLDSAPSVAPTSVPSISHKRRRSSRCHPCRVRHSSRGCERRRKHSPSSSSCSSWSSESSCESVREKRGRREMRSSAKINGDQLLKMVQQKLEAQQKAMQVQWSVMERRLDVLEKRSSTAVPNSAEISQVFPISQVDQGQQTGTATCSGSAPLSNALKQEDGPTDVSHAVKSSLPLRVSSMQEVLTSEELQNLVVRAAKHLGIDFPKSQNDSLHPIMVPEIEDLVQSTWSNPASSQPFRPVFSELYKLHESQAPPYDHMPQVNKLMSAIFQAVMPTRNREQPVPPEHWRFTEALAENSYRTAGMLAKTANYLRYLSDYQKCLLAEISENPTPQRLTDVLSELKLIGEFTFQLSSHQAELSGRIMAASVAVQRQIWMAKTSYTDSLKATFADLPFVVETQK, encoded by the coding sequence ATGGCAAGTTCGACGGTGAAATTTACCTGGTGTTCCTGCCGCATCTATAAAatccagtccaaagacacacACGAAAACTGTTTAATCTGCCTGGGAATCCAGCACGCCAAAGAGGCCGTCCTGGAGTACGGAAAATGCCCGCACTGTGCCAAGATGGACTGGAGCACTTGTATCAAGCGTCTCACCAAGGTGCAGGAGGTGATCCATCAGGAGGCCCAGCAGCGGAAAAATGAGGCGTCTCAGACGGGAATTCAGCCTAAACTTGAACCGGTGGCATCGTCTGCTATGGTTAAAGAAGCTAAATCTGTGAAGGTGGTGCCTGCTACACCTACAGTATCGGAGACCGAAAATGCTGCTCCTGCGCCATCTTTCTCCACCGCACCTGTCATGTTCAcgcttctctctccatctttggGCCGACCTGACCCAAATGCTGCAGCGGTAAAAGGTACATACGTATCACATGTAGCCTTGCAGCATACGCTAGACTCGGCTCCGTCTGTAGCGCCTACATCGGTGCCTTCGATCTCACACAAGAGACGCCGTTCGTCTAGGTGTCACCCATGCCGCGTGAGGCACTCGAGCAGGGGCTGCGAACGGAGACGGAAACACTCCCCTTCTTCATCCTCGTGTTCGTCCTGGAGCTCTGAATCCTCCTGCGAATCTGTCAGGGAGAAGAGGGGACGACGGGAAATGAGGAGTTCTGCTAAAATCAACGGCGATCAGCTGCTTAAGATGGTGCAGCAGAAACTGGAAGCCCAACAGAAAGCCATGCAGGTACAATGGAGCGTGATGGAGAGAAGGCTGGATGTCTTGGAGAAGAGGAGTTCAACCGCTGTTCCAAATTCAGCAGAAATCTCCCAAGTGTTCCCCATATCCCAAGTGGATCAGGGACAACAGACGGGTACGGCTACCTGTTCTGGATCTGCTCCACTTTCAAATGCACTAAAACAAGAAGACGGGCCAACAGATGTCTCACATGCTGTAAAATCCAGTTTACCGCTGCGAGTGAGTTCAATGCAAGAGGTTCTCACGTCCGAAGAGCTGCAGAATCTCGTAGTACGTGCAGCCAAACACTTGGGTATCGATTTTCCCAAATCCCAAAATGACTCACTACATCCAATTATGGTCCCAGAGATTGAGGACTTGGTCCAAAGTACATGGTCCAACCCAGCGAGCTCACAGCCCTTCAGGCCAGTGTTTTCTGAGTTGTACAAGCTGCACGAAAGCCAGGCTCCACCTTACGATCATATGCCTCAAGTCAACAAGCTTATGTCAGCCATCTTCCAAGCCGTCATGCCTACAAGAAACAGAGAACAGCCCGTTCCTCCTGAGCACTGGAGGTTCACTGAAGCGCTTGCAGAAAACTCGTATCGAACCGCCGGCATGCTAGCAAAGACAGCTAACTACCTGCGATACTTGTCAGATTACCAGAAGTGCCTTTTGGCAGAGATTTCTGAAAACCCAACGCCTCAAAGGCTCACAGATGTTCTCAGTGAGCTTAAGCTCATCGGAGAGTTCACTTTTCAGCTCTCCTCACACCAGGCAGAACTTTCTGGAAGGATCATGGCAGCTTCTGTGGCTGTTCAACGCCAGATATGGATGGCCAAGACCAGCTACACAGATTCGCTGAAAGCTACATTTGCAGATCTTCCGTTTGTTGTCGAGACTCAAAAATAG
- the surf2 gene encoding surfeit locus protein 2 — MDDLPADLREFLQNQPFLELTEAKRIKCTLNGHEFPCNLAELQNFISGKKFNKLCAGEEFNYSQYEPHLVPSTKQPNHLFCKLTLRHINHMPHHVLRHVSGKRYKKALAQYEECVKQGVEFVPVRLRQKKQRRDTDDGMERASEGGSKHKQKEKQKQDSGIWAPSSSEGEGSDSEDSMSDLYPPTLFTLKKSEEQEEMEEDEDEFQTDDDDDDDMEVSETEEEKQAAQKRKKVQSAGFNKKFKKNRKRKGFKCISKVKNGK, encoded by the exons ATGGACGACTTGCCTGCAGATTTAAGAGAATTTCTGCAAAATCAACCTTTTCTAGAGCTCACTGAAGCCAAAAGG ATCAAGTGCACATTAAATGGCCACGAGTTTCCGTGCAACCTTGCAGAGCTGCAGAACTTCATATCTGGGAAGAAATTCAATAAACTGTGTGCTGGAGAGGAATTTAACTACAGCCAGTATGAACCTCATCTGGTTCCGAGCACAAAGCAGCC aaatcaCCTTTTTTGCAAGCTGACCCTGAGGCACATCAATCACATGCCTCATCACGTCCTCCGGCATGTCAGTGGAAAACGGTACAAGAAAGCTCTCGCACAGT ATGAGGAATGCGTAAAACAGGGTGTGGAGTTTGTTCCAGTCAGACTCAGGCAGAAAAAGCAACGCCGGGACACAGATGATGGCATGGAGAGAgcaagtgaaggagggagtAAGCAcaagcagaaagagaaacagaaacaagacAGCGGCATTTGGGCTCCGAGCTCCAGCGAGGGAGAAGGCAGTGACTCCGAGGACAGCATGTCAGATCTCTATCCAC CTACTCTATTCACGCTAAAGAAGTCAGAGGAACAGGAAGAGATggaggaagatgaagatgaattccagacagatgatgatgatgatgatgacatggAGGTTTCtgaaacagaagaagagaaacAAGCAGCACAGAAACGCAAAAAG GTCCAGTCTGCTGGTTTTAACAAGAAAtttaagaaaaacagaaaaaggaaaggTTTCAAGTGCATCAGTAAAGTAaagaatggaaaataa